From Candidatus Nitricoxidivorans perseverans, the proteins below share one genomic window:
- the recQ gene encoding DNA helicase RecQ: MNDKLHLLRSVFGYDSFRGHQAEIVAHLDAGGDALVLMPTGGGKSLCYQLPALLRAGCGVVVSPLIALMQDQVDALLQAGVKAAFLNSSQDYAASAETERRLLHGELDLLYVAPERLLTERFLAQLDHLNSQRRIALFAIDEAHCVSQWGHDFRPEYIQLSILHERFPEVPRIALTATADALTREEIVRRLGLDEARIFVASFDRPNIRYTVVERDNPRKQLLAFLADHRGEAGIVYCLSRKKVDETAAWLCGHGIAALPYHAGLDARTRREHQQRFVRDEAHGNNVVMVATIAFGMGIDKPDVRFVAHLDLPKSLEAYYQETGRAGRDGEPAEAWMTYGLNDVVIHRSRIDESAAPDEQKRIERQKLDAMLAYCESAGCRRTVLLNHFGETKDACGNCDTCQTPPELWDGTVAAQKFMSAALRTGQRFGAAHLIDILRGKLTDKVAQFNHDTLSTFGIGGDLDEAAWRGVARQLLAGGLLHADARHYGALRLTDAAKPVLKSETTLMLRRQTPAKKKAAKPKALMPTNLPADAGLFDALRQWRGQTAREQGVPAYVILHDRTLQELAVRQPLTFEELLDVGGIGEAKATRYGAALLELLAGAPRP; the protein is encoded by the coding sequence TTGAACGACAAGCTCCACCTGCTGCGCTCGGTCTTCGGCTACGACAGCTTCCGCGGCCACCAGGCCGAAATCGTCGCGCATCTGGACGCGGGCGGCGACGCCCTGGTGCTGATGCCCACGGGCGGCGGTAAGTCGCTGTGCTACCAGTTGCCGGCACTGCTGCGGGCCGGCTGCGGCGTCGTCGTCTCGCCGCTGATCGCGCTGATGCAGGACCAGGTCGACGCCCTGCTCCAGGCGGGCGTCAAGGCCGCCTTCCTCAATTCGTCGCAGGATTATGCCGCCTCCGCGGAAACGGAGCGGCGACTGCTGCACGGCGAGCTCGATCTCCTCTACGTCGCGCCCGAGCGGCTGCTCACCGAGCGGTTCCTCGCCCAACTCGACCACCTGAACAGCCAGCGGCGCATCGCGCTCTTCGCCATCGACGAGGCGCACTGCGTCTCGCAATGGGGCCACGACTTCCGGCCCGAGTACATTCAGCTCTCGATCCTGCACGAGCGGTTTCCCGAAGTGCCGCGCATCGCGCTCACCGCCACGGCCGACGCGCTGACGCGCGAGGAGATCGTCCGCCGACTCGGCCTGGACGAGGCGCGCATCTTCGTCGCCAGCTTCGACCGCCCCAACATCCGCTACACGGTGGTCGAACGTGACAATCCCCGGAAGCAGCTGCTCGCCTTCCTCGCCGACCATCGGGGCGAGGCGGGCATCGTCTATTGCCTGTCGCGCAAGAAGGTCGACGAGACCGCCGCATGGCTCTGCGGCCATGGCATCGCCGCCCTGCCCTACCACGCCGGACTCGACGCCCGGACGCGCCGCGAACACCAGCAGCGCTTCGTGCGCGACGAAGCGCATGGAAACAACGTCGTCATGGTCGCCACCATCGCCTTCGGCATGGGCATCGACAAGCCAGACGTGCGCTTCGTCGCCCACCTCGACCTGCCAAAAAGCCTCGAAGCCTACTATCAGGAAACGGGCCGCGCGGGCCGCGACGGCGAACCGGCCGAGGCCTGGATGACCTACGGCCTCAACGATGTGGTGATCCACCGGAGCCGCATCGACGAATCCGCCGCGCCCGACGAACAGAAGCGCATCGAGCGCCAGAAGCTCGACGCCATGCTCGCCTATTGCGAATCCGCCGGCTGCCGGCGCACGGTGCTGCTCAACCACTTCGGCGAAACGAAGGATGCCTGCGGCAACTGCGACACCTGCCAGACCCCGCCCGAACTCTGGGACGGCACGGTGGCGGCACAGAAGTTCATGTCCGCCGCGCTGCGCACCGGACAGCGATTCGGCGCCGCACACCTGATCGACATCCTGCGTGGCAAACTCACCGACAAGGTCGCCCAGTTCAACCACGACACGCTGTCCACCTTCGGCATCGGCGGCGATCTCGACGAAGCCGCCTGGCGCGGCGTCGCCCGCCAGCTACTGGCCGGTGGCCTGCTCCACGCGGACGCCCGGCACTATGGCGCGCTCAGGCTCACCGACGCCGCCAAGCCGGTGCTGAAATCGGAAACCACGCTGATGCTGCGCCGCCAGACGCCGGCGAAGAAGAAGGCCGCGAAACCGAAGGCCCTCATGCCGACAAACCTGCCGGCCGACGCCGGCCTCTTCGACGCCCTGCGCCAGTGGCGCGGCCAGACCGCCCGCGAACAGGGCGTGCCCGCCTACGTCATCCTCCACGACCGCACCCTGCAAGAACTCGCCGTGCGCCAGCCACTGACTTTCGAGGAACTGCTCGATGTCGGCGGCATCGGCGAAGCCAAGGCCACGCGCTACGGCGCGGCGCTGCTGGAACTGCTCGCCGGGGCGCCCCGGCCGTAG
- a CDS encoding uroporphyrinogen decarboxylase family protein, translating into MNGLDRILAAARFQPTDRVPFAPLLFGHAAAAAGVGIDAYVRDGKLLAECQLRERGRYGGDAVFAFMDFGVETEALGSRLKYYERQYPDVVEYILAPGDDASALEPPDPARDGRMPEMLRAVSLLRRTLGDTVLVAGAVAGPMTLATQLYGTEIALYLAADDHRRFEAALDLAVGVALRYGAAILATGAHGVVVFDPAASGAVVPAAFFRELLRPRLTRLMTGLRAAGAVLTWLNIAGPTGDILPHYPEIGADIATFDYYVDAAAARRLLPGTCLAGNLKSLDFLDPAPTALAARARGLMDAFADRGGFILSSGCEIPPEADASNLAALAEAAAAG; encoded by the coding sequence ATGAACGGCCTCGATCGCATCCTCGCCGCGGCGCGATTCCAGCCGACCGACCGCGTTCCCTTCGCACCCCTGTTGTTCGGTCACGCCGCCGCGGCCGCCGGCGTGGGCATCGACGCTTATGTGCGCGACGGGAAATTGCTGGCGGAATGCCAGTTGCGGGAACGAGGGCGCTACGGCGGCGACGCGGTGTTCGCTTTCATGGATTTCGGCGTGGAGACCGAGGCCCTGGGGTCGCGCCTCAAGTACTACGAACGCCAGTATCCGGATGTCGTCGAATATATCCTGGCGCCGGGGGACGATGCATCCGCGCTGGAACCGCCGGACCCGGCGCGCGACGGCCGGATGCCGGAAATGCTGCGCGCCGTGAGCCTGTTGCGGCGCACCCTCGGCGATACCGTCCTCGTTGCCGGCGCCGTGGCCGGCCCGATGACTCTGGCGACCCAGCTCTATGGAACCGAGATCGCGCTCTACCTGGCGGCGGACGACCACCGCCGCTTCGAGGCGGCCCTTGACCTGGCCGTGGGCGTGGCGCTTCGTTACGGAGCTGCGATACTGGCCACGGGCGCTCATGGCGTCGTGGTGTTCGATCCGGCGGCATCGGGCGCCGTGGTGCCGGCGGCGTTCTTCCGGGAGTTGCTTCGCCCGCGACTGACGCGCCTCATGACTGGGTTGCGCGCGGCCGGGGCGGTGCTGACCTGGCTCAACATCGCCGGCCCGACGGGAGACATCCTGCCGCATTATCCGGAGATCGGCGCCGACATCGCCACCTTCGACTACTACGTGGATGCGGCCGCGGCCCGGCGCCTGCTGCCCGGGACCTGCCTGGCCGGCAACCTGAAATCGCTCGACTTCCTCGATCCGGCGCCGACGGCGCTGGCGGCCCGCGCCCGGGGATTGATGGACGCTTTCGCCGACCGCGGCGGGTTCATCCTGTCCTCCGGATGCGAGATTCCGCCGGAGGCGGATGCATCCAACCTGGCCGCCCTGGCGGAGGCCGCGGCGGCGGGATGA
- a CDS encoding thioredoxin domain-containing protein: MSPDAGHIFDIDLEGFEIAVIEASHATPVVVDFWADWCSPCRALTPVLERVAHGLAGRLKLAKVEVDEGANMKLAGRYGLKGFPTVLLFAGGEIRGRFSGARAEHWVREFLAEHGAA; encoded by the coding sequence ATGAGCCCTGACGCCGGCCACATTTTCGACATCGATCTCGAGGGCTTCGAGATCGCGGTCATCGAGGCATCGCACGCCACCCCGGTGGTCGTCGATTTCTGGGCCGACTGGTGCTCGCCCTGCCGCGCGCTGACGCCTGTGCTGGAGCGCGTCGCGCACGGTCTGGCCGGCAGGCTGAAGCTCGCCAAGGTCGAGGTCGACGAAGGCGCGAACATGAAGCTGGCCGGCCGCTACGGGCTGAAGGGCTTCCCGACCGTGCTGCTGTTCGCCGGCGGCGAGATCCGCGGACGCTTTTCCGGCGCCCGCGCCGAGCACTGGGTGCGCGAGTTCCTGGCCGAACACGGCGCGGCTTGA
- a CDS encoding 16S rRNA pseudouridine(516) synthase produces the protein MTLDKILQTQGFGTRKACRQLILGGEVSIAGETVTGFGDALETAGLSFTVHGETWACREQVYIVLNKPPNFECSRKPSHHPGILTLLPEQFLQRDVQPVGRLDHDTTGLLLLSDDGAFIHAQSHPKRHVPKVYVATTAEPITPALLAQLRGGVQLADESAPMAAQARQIDTHRLEIILEQGKYHQVKRMLAAAGNHCAALCRVAIGGLTLDALALEEGAWRHLDPDQLALLSGTRGCSLP, from the coding sequence ATGACCCTGGACAAAATCCTGCAAACGCAGGGCTTCGGCACCCGGAAAGCGTGCCGTCAACTGATCCTCGGAGGCGAGGTCAGTATTGCCGGCGAGACCGTGACCGGCTTCGGCGATGCGTTGGAAACGGCGGGCCTGTCATTCACCGTCCATGGCGAGACGTGGGCCTGCCGCGAGCAGGTGTACATTGTACTGAACAAGCCGCCCAACTTTGAATGCTCGCGCAAGCCCAGCCACCATCCGGGCATCCTGACGCTGCTGCCGGAGCAGTTTCTCCAGCGCGACGTGCAGCCGGTCGGCCGCCTGGACCACGACACCACCGGCCTGCTGCTGCTGTCGGACGACGGCGCCTTCATCCACGCACAGTCGCATCCGAAGCGCCACGTGCCCAAGGTGTATGTGGCGACCACCGCCGAGCCGATCACGCCGGCCCTGCTGGCGCAGTTGCGGGGCGGCGTGCAGCTCGCCGACGAGTCCGCGCCGATGGCGGCGCAGGCGCGGCAGATCGACACGCACCGGCTGGAGATCATCCTCGAACAGGGCAAGTACCATCAGGTCAAGCGCATGCTGGCCGCCGCCGGCAACCATTGCGCCGCCCTGTGCCGTGTCGCCATCGGCGGCCTCACACTCGACGCCCTGGCGCTGGAGGAAGGCGCCTGGCGCCACCTCGACCCGGATCAGTTGGCGCTGCTGTCCGGAACCCGTGGATGCAGCTTGCCGTAG
- a CDS encoding ASKHA domain-containing protein has protein sequence MTAVPVITALFDGKCHRLTFDPGPSLRDILDATDYRVRSACPGLGACGLCRVRWLAGDGGPITPAEWLQLGDAPLAEGLRLACQCRPGGDATVELLSLAAPSDWHVPPAGLISAAALSPASDRALPSGIAHPLGVAVDVGTSHLTIAVSDLSSGRPLALRFGRNPQGRYGADVVTRLVAAEDPAVAARLAAAVREAIGAALADVGAREGLDLHRIGRVAIVGNTAMLALLAGRNHQLLLQPSQWTRPLDCAPADAAWASDWGIAAEADIEAEPPLGGFVGSDLLAGLVATRLTEGRAPAAFIDFGTNSEIALWTGEQLWVTAAAGGPAFETGPGRAGMPAEPGAVYRVTFDGAGRPACAILAGDRARGLCGSGLVDLVAGLRRAGTLTATGKFSGGEASYPLSAGDQTLSLDWRDVDALQRAKGAIGAGIAVLCSRAGVASADLRRVVAAGLFGRYLDVANAQAIGLLPDVAADRVELAGNTALAGAVGLLLSRRAREEAARCRAGARLVNLAREPGFDEAFLENLYLQPMVS, from the coding sequence ATGACGGCCGTGCCGGTGATCACCGCGCTGTTCGATGGCAAGTGCCACCGCCTGACGTTCGACCCGGGGCCCTCCCTCCGGGATATTCTCGACGCCACGGATTACCGCGTCCGCTCCGCTTGTCCCGGTCTCGGCGCCTGCGGCCTGTGCCGCGTCCGCTGGCTGGCCGGCGACGGCGGTCCGATCACGCCGGCGGAGTGGCTCCAACTCGGCGACGCGCCTCTGGCCGAGGGCCTGCGCCTGGCTTGCCAATGCCGCCCGGGCGGCGACGCGACGGTGGAACTGCTGAGCCTGGCGGCGCCGTCGGATTGGCATGTGCCGCCGGCCGGACTGATTTCCGCCGCCGCCCTGTCGCCGGCTTCCGACCGGGCATTGCCGTCGGGCATCGCGCATCCCCTGGGCGTTGCCGTGGATGTGGGAACCAGCCATCTGACGATCGCCGTTTCCGATTTGTCGTCGGGCCGGCCGCTGGCGCTGCGCTTCGGTCGCAATCCCCAGGGCCGCTACGGCGCCGACGTCGTGACCCGGCTCGTGGCGGCGGAGGACCCGGCGGTGGCGGCCCGCCTGGCTGCCGCGGTGCGCGAAGCCATCGGCGCGGCGCTGGCCGACGTGGGAGCGCGCGAGGGGCTTGATTTGCACCGCATCGGCCGCGTCGCCATCGTCGGCAACACGGCCATGCTGGCTTTGCTGGCGGGTCGCAATCACCAGTTGTTGTTGCAGCCGTCCCAGTGGACCCGTCCGCTGGATTGCGCTCCGGCGGACGCCGCCTGGGCGTCGGACTGGGGCATCGCGGCGGAAGCCGACATCGAGGCGGAGCCGCCGCTGGGCGGCTTCGTCGGCTCCGACCTCCTGGCCGGGCTGGTGGCCACCCGCCTGACCGAAGGACGGGCTCCGGCCGCCTTCATCGACTTCGGCACCAACTCCGAGATTGCCTTGTGGACGGGCGAGCAACTCTGGGTAACCGCCGCCGCTGGCGGCCCGGCCTTCGAAACCGGGCCGGGCCGGGCCGGGATGCCGGCCGAACCCGGAGCGGTCTACCGCGTGACCTTCGACGGCGCCGGCCGCCCCGCCTGCGCCATCCTCGCCGGCGACAGGGCGCGCGGCCTTTGCGGTTCCGGTCTGGTGGACCTGGTGGCGGGACTGCGCCGGGCCGGCACGCTCACGGCCACGGGCAAGTTCTCCGGCGGCGAGGCAAGCTACCCGCTGAGCGCCGGCGACCAGACCCTGTCCCTCGACTGGCGCGACGTGGACGCGTTGCAACGGGCCAAGGGAGCAATCGGGGCGGGCATCGCCGTGCTGTGTTCCCGGGCGGGCGTCGCCTCGGCGGATCTGCGACGAGTGGTGGCGGCCGGGTTGTTCGGGCGCTATCTCGACGTGGCCAACGCGCAGGCCATAGGTTTGCTTCCGGACGTGGCGGCCGACCGGGTCGAACTGGCCGGCAATACGGCACTGGCCGGCGCGGTGGGCCTGCTGTTGTCTCGGCGGGCTCGGGAAGAGGCGGCACGCTGCCGCGCCGGAGCGCGATTGGTCAACCTTGCGCGGGAGCCGGGCTTCGACGAGGCCTTCCTCGAAAATCTCTATCTCCAACCCATGGTGTCCTGA
- a CDS encoding cobalamin-dependent protein (Presence of a B(12) (cobalamin)-binding domain implies dependence on cobalamin itself, in one of its several forms, or in some unusual lineages, dependence on a cobalamin-like analog.) — MVGNTVSVVDFRPLIDTLLAGDHAAALAETRRLREAGVGAERIVTDGLEAAMGRLDDKCTIEQFNLLEIMLVGRAVSVVIRELYPEGLPPKRGRATFVIATLEGDVHDLGKNIVRMVLIGKGYRVVDIGRDCPLDALVAAAEREHARAVLVSGLISTIVPQVRRIRGALRARGLDGVEVVAGGAALKQLAPDELNVDYVAETAFDGARYLDSLAVPEVQP, encoded by the coding sequence ATGGTTGGCAATACCGTTTCCGTCGTCGACTTTCGGCCGCTGATCGATACCCTGCTGGCCGGCGACCATGCCGCCGCCCTGGCGGAAACGCGCCGGCTGCGTGAGGCGGGAGTCGGCGCCGAGCGCATCGTTACCGACGGGCTCGAGGCGGCCATGGGCAGGCTCGACGACAAATGCACCATCGAGCAGTTCAATCTGTTGGAGATCATGCTGGTAGGCCGCGCCGTCTCGGTGGTCATCCGCGAGTTGTACCCGGAGGGCCTGCCGCCGAAGCGCGGCAGGGCGACCTTCGTGATCGCCACCCTCGAAGGAGACGTTCATGACCTCGGCAAGAACATCGTCCGAATGGTTCTTATCGGCAAGGGTTACCGCGTGGTGGATATCGGCCGCGACTGCCCGCTGGATGCCCTGGTGGCGGCGGCGGAACGGGAGCATGCACGGGCGGTGCTGGTCAGCGGACTCATCAGCACGATCGTGCCGCAGGTGCGGCGAATACGCGGCGCGCTCCGCGCCCGCGGCCTCGACGGCGTGGAAGTGGTGGCCGGCGGCGCCGCCCTCAAGCAATTGGCGCCGGACGAGTTGAACGTCGATTACGTGGCCGAAACCGCTTTCGACGGCGCGCGTTATCTCGACAGCCTGGCGGTGCCGGAGGTCCAGCCATGA
- a CDS encoding ABC-F family ATPase — protein sequence MLAASNITMQFGAKPLFENVSIKFGEGNRYGLIGANGSGKSTFMKILAGLLEPSAGNVSLDAHERMAFLRQDQFAFEDERVLDVVLMGHEQMWACMREKDAIYANPEATEAEYMHAAELEHHFAEYDGYTAEARAGELLLGVGIPIEKHTGPMREVAPGWKLRVLLAQALFADPDILLLDEPTNNLDINTIRWLENVINERESTMIIISHDRHFLNQICTHMADLDYGKITIYPGNYDDFMEASTQARAKLSAANAKAREKVAELQGFVRRFSANASKARQATSRARQIEKIKIEDIKPSSRQYPWIGFDYDEREKLHRLAVETEKVVFGYDPKVPVIKGFTTAIEAGDKVAIIGENGVGKTTLLRLLAGEALGGLAPQHGTIKWTDKARPAYFAQDHAADFAQDMSLTEWIVQWVRAGGYAGGDVETLVRGTLGRLLFSGDEVQKSVKVVSGGEQGRLLFGKLMLLRANVLLMDEPTNHLDMESIESLNTALEKYKGTLVFVSHDREFVSSLATRIIEIKTDGGIVDYRGSYEEYLASQGVE from the coding sequence GTGCTCGCAGCATCCAACATCACCATGCAGTTCGGGGCCAAGCCCCTGTTCGAAAACGTTTCCATCAAGTTCGGCGAAGGCAACCGCTACGGCCTGATCGGCGCCAACGGTTCCGGCAAGTCGACCTTCATGAAGATCCTCGCCGGCCTGCTCGAACCCTCCGCCGGCAACGTCAGCCTCGACGCCCACGAGCGCATGGCCTTCTTGCGGCAGGACCAGTTCGCCTTCGAGGACGAGCGGGTGCTCGACGTCGTGCTGATGGGCCACGAACAGATGTGGGCCTGCATGCGGGAAAAAGACGCCATCTACGCGAATCCCGAGGCCACCGAAGCCGAGTACATGCACGCCGCGGAGCTGGAACACCATTTTGCCGAATACGACGGTTACACCGCCGAGGCGCGTGCGGGCGAACTGCTGCTCGGCGTTGGCATCCCCATCGAGAAGCACACCGGCCCGATGCGCGAAGTGGCGCCGGGCTGGAAGCTGCGCGTGCTGCTGGCGCAGGCGCTGTTCGCCGATCCCGACATCCTGCTGCTCGACGAACCGACCAACAACCTCGACATCAACACCATCCGCTGGCTGGAGAACGTGATCAACGAGCGCGAGAGCACCATGATCATCATCTCCCACGACCGCCACTTCCTGAACCAGATCTGCACGCACATGGCGGACCTGGACTACGGCAAGATCACCATCTATCCCGGCAACTACGACGACTTCATGGAGGCGTCGACCCAGGCGCGCGCCAAGCTTTCCGCCGCCAACGCCAAGGCCAGGGAGAAGGTGGCCGAGTTGCAGGGCTTCGTGCGCCGCTTCTCCGCCAACGCGTCGAAGGCGCGCCAGGCCACCTCGCGCGCCCGGCAGATCGAGAAGATCAAGATCGAGGACATCAAGCCCTCGTCGCGCCAGTATCCGTGGATCGGCTTCGATTACGACGAACGTGAAAAGCTGCACCGCCTCGCCGTCGAAACGGAGAAGGTCGTCTTCGGCTACGACCCCAAGGTACCCGTCATCAAGGGCTTCACCACGGCCATCGAGGCCGGCGACAAGGTTGCCATCATCGGCGAGAACGGCGTCGGCAAGACCACGTTGCTGCGCCTGCTCGCCGGGGAGGCCCTGGGGGGGCTGGCGCCGCAGCACGGCACGATCAAGTGGACCGACAAGGCGCGCCCGGCCTACTTCGCCCAGGACCACGCCGCCGATTTCGCGCAGGACATGAGCCTCACCGAATGGATCGTGCAGTGGGTGCGCGCGGGCGGCTATGCCGGCGGCGACGTGGAGACCCTGGTTCGGGGCACGCTGGGCCGGCTGCTGTTTTCCGGCGACGAGGTGCAGAAGTCCGTGAAGGTGGTGTCGGGCGGCGAGCAGGGCCGGCTGCTGTTCGGCAAGCTCATGCTGCTGCGCGCCAACGTGCTGCTCATGGACGAGCCGACCAACCACCTCGACATGGAATCCATCGAATCGCTCAACACGGCGCTGGAGAAATACAAGGGCACGCTGGTCTTCGTCTCCCACGACCGCGAGTTCGTGTCCTCGCTCGCCACCCGCATCATCGAGATCAAGACCGACGGCGGCATCGTGGATTATCGCGGCAGCTACGAGGAGTACCTCGCCAGCCAGGGGGTCGAGTGA
- a CDS encoding HD domain-containing protein, translating into MNESRMLPASPVDAVVRSAQYLAGIVSYDDLWPQLGRLVCKFFGADLAAFAVREADGRVRFIHSQPACEQLAAVAADIAAAVFESGFLASEVLSLPEPHGAVLLPLGRERRRTGYVMLAAHRGAAPLEREQLDLYLALAGLIESTLDRIASQHRFVSMADNVPELLFQLLPGPDGGWRFAYASGGTRAVLGLPPDALVADANHLFGGLAAEDRQALAAALAAGERGARLHQALRWTSADGTLRHLLANAMAATGEEGGRVWDGALQDISEQVRLQEESRRTLLRLNKSMEDAIQAVAATIEKRDPYTAGHQRHVAELAARLAAALGLPDDAIHGIRLTASIHDIGKIHVPAEILSYPGRLPDIEFSLIRQHSQVGYDILKNVDFPWPVAEMVYQHHEHLDGSGYPRGLRGDQIILGARIITVADVVEAIALYRPYRPGLGVEAALGEIEANRGRYYDADVVDACLRLFRQEEFRFG; encoded by the coding sequence ATGAACGAATCCCGCATGCTCCCCGCCAGCCCTGTCGATGCGGTCGTCCGCTCGGCGCAGTACCTGGCCGGCATCGTTTCCTACGACGACCTGTGGCCGCAACTGGGCCGGCTGGTCTGCAAATTCTTCGGCGCCGACCTGGCCGCCTTCGCCGTGCGGGAGGCCGACGGCCGGGTGCGCTTCATCCATAGCCAGCCGGCCTGCGAACAACTGGCCGCCGTTGCGGCAGACATCGCCGCCGCCGTGTTCGAGAGCGGCTTCCTCGCCAGCGAGGTACTTTCGTTGCCCGAGCCTCACGGCGCCGTGCTGCTGCCCCTGGGGCGCGAACGGCGCCGCACCGGCTATGTGATGCTGGCGGCCCACCGGGGCGCGGCTCCGCTGGAGCGGGAACAGCTCGATCTTTACCTGGCCCTGGCAGGGCTGATCGAATCCACGTTGGACCGCATCGCCTCCCAGCACCGCTTCGTCAGCATGGCCGACAATGTCCCGGAATTGCTGTTCCAGCTGCTGCCGGGACCGGACGGCGGCTGGCGCTTCGCCTACGCCAGCGGCGGCACCAGGGCGGTGCTGGGCCTGCCGCCCGACGCCCTGGTGGCGGATGCCAACCATCTGTTCGGAGGCCTCGCCGCCGAGGATCGCCAAGCCCTGGCGGCCGCGCTGGCGGCCGGGGAGCGGGGCGCGCGGCTGCACCAGGCCCTGCGCTGGACATCTGCAGACGGCACGCTGCGCCACCTTCTGGCCAATGCCATGGCGGCGACAGGGGAGGAGGGGGGGCGGGTATGGGATGGCGCGCTCCAGGACATCAGCGAGCAGGTGCGCCTGCAGGAGGAGAGCCGGCGCACCCTGCTGCGCCTCAACAAGAGCATGGAGGACGCCATCCAGGCGGTTGCGGCCACCATCGAGAAGCGCGACCCCTACACCGCCGGCCACCAGCGCCACGTGGCCGAGCTGGCGGCGCGGCTGGCGGCCGCGCTGGGGCTGCCGGACGACGCCATCCATGGCATCCGCCTGACGGCCTCGATCCACGACATCGGCAAAATCCACGTGCCGGCGGAGATTCTCAGCTATCCCGGACGTTTGCCGGACATCGAATTTTCCCTGATCCGCCAGCATTCGCAGGTGGGCTACGACATCCTCAAGAACGTGGACTTCCCCTGGCCTGTGGCGGAGATGGTCTACCAGCACCACGAACACCTCGATGGCTCGGGCTATCCGCGAGGATTGCGGGGCGACCAGATCATCCTGGGCGCTCGCATCATCACGGTCGCCGACGTGGTCGAGGCGATCGCCCTCTATCGGCCCTACCGCCCCGGCCTGGGCGTCGAAGCGGCGCTCGGGGAGATCGAGGCGAATCGCGGCCGTTACTACGACGCCGACGTGGTCGACGCCTGCCTCCGCCTGTTTCGCCAGGAAGAATTCCGGTTCGGCTGA